The Triticum urartu cultivar G1812 chromosome 5, Tu2.1, whole genome shotgun sequence genome contains the following window.
ACCAAGTCAATCTGCAGCAGCCATGGGCCATCGACCGTGACACCGCAGGAAGGCGGCGGTCATGATGGTCTTCACTCGGGCTTTGGCGCAAGGCTGAGTGGCCTCTGATTCTGGCATCCGCGGGACGGCGGTGGCTGGTGGGGTACTGCGGTTTCAACCATCGATCTAGCGAAAACAATATTGTTCGCCTGGATCAGTCAGATCCGCAGCCGGCGGTAAGAAGTTGTTGATCGTGGCCTGGAGCGTCGCGTCATTTCGGCGTTGGATCGTTCGCGGTCATGTTGCCACATGCGAGGATAGTGAAGTTAGTGGCGTTACATGGTGGTGTCGTCTGATGCAGATCAACCATCAGCTGCCACTTGTGAGGATGATGCGCCGCCGCCGGAGAATCTCAGGATTTTGGTGGTGCTGATGTCCTTTCCCCATTAAAGGCTTCGTCATGGTGAGCGGCtcttgtgtgtatgttattgcaGGGATTGCAGGAAGTGGAGGAGCCAACAAAGGATGACTTTGATTGGGTAGTACTTCTTGAGTACCCGGTCTCAAGCTCCGGGGTGAAAACCCTAGGTTCGACCCTAGTTGCTTGTACCTGGCAATGGCGGCGTTCTTTGCGTCGTTACCCTGATGAAGGCATTGTTTAGAGTTTGTTCGGACTTGATCTTCAGGGTGAAAACCCATGGTCTGACTTTTGATGGTTGGATCCGGCGACGGCGCCGCTTTTGAAGAACCATTCTCATATTTCTTGTGTTGTCAAGAGATGGTGGGTGCCGATGGTCACCACCGTATATTGTTGATTCGCTTCGGGAATTTTTCTTTTTATCACTCCATCTGGCATAGCTTCGGTTTTGTATGACTTTGCTCCACGCGGGCGTGATCATTGTGTGTGTTAGTGTTTGCTGTGTGCATCCTAactatgcagaggccgggggtgtACTCATCATGATTGCATCCCTCGATATTATTACATTATGAGTCAAAAAAAACATCATTTATTGAAAAAAATCTATAAAGCGGGGTAAACGCATGTTTCGAGAGAGatctaaacacttttatattctTCACGGAGGGAGTACATCTTTTATGGCATGAGGGGGCCTAGCTGCCTCTTTGACTCCGCAATTCTATTCGCTTGCTACTATGTTAGATGTCATCTGTAAGAACATTTGACTACTTTGCATGTTTCCTGATTTATTAATTTAAAGCCGAGCACATCTTATGCCTCTGTTATAAAAACAAGAATGAAATATGCAATTGTGTATACCAATATGCTGGAGAGTTAAGCTTCCCCAAACAAATATTGGAGGATAAATAATTTTTGCCGGTCCAGCAAGTTTACTTTAAGAAATTGCTTCTTCATGGATAGAACCACAAGCCCACAACAACGTTGTATAAATGACACACATGTCACTAACTTGTGACCCCATGACTCATGTCTATTTCTAGGTCGTTCCCTTCTCGATATTAAGGGCATGTTTGGATGGCGCCCACGCCCGCCCTACCAAATCAGGGTGCAGCCATTGAAACGCCTCGCCCACGCCCTCAGTCAACAATAGGATTTTGGTAGGGTGGTTACTGGCCGCGATCCAAACAGGCCCTAAGTGCATATACAAATTCAAATTGTATGCAAATTGCACTACTCGAAAGTAACACACGTCAACAGGAGGCAGTGACTCTAGAAACAGGCCCTAAGTGCAGATGCAAATTCAAATTTTATGCAAATTGCACTACTCGAAATCAAAAGTAACACACGTCAACAGAAAGCAGTGACTCTGGAAACAGGCCATAGACTACGTTCAGACATGGACTTAGAATGTAACCACTGATTAAAGTACCACAAGTAACCGTTACAGCAATGGCAGAAATCACAATGAACAGCCCAGAACAAATAGAAAAGTCTCTCCTAATTAAGGATCATGTAAGAGCACCACCTATCACTCTATCAGATTAGGGCTAAATTGTCCTCACTCTAGCCTAGTTTCTCCCCCAACTGGACTGCTGATCTAGCTGATTAGGATAGAACCCAGTCAACGCCCTGCAAAATGTGTCAGTGATGAGGGGACCAAAACAAAACGGCAGCAGATTCTACTCCTGGGGAGTCAAGCAGAGGTTGATATCAGGGGAAGGCCTGTGACCCATGGGTTGTGCGCCAACAGGCCAGCCGACCATGGTGAAGCCGGCGGAGCTTGAGTTCAGGTTCATGGGGCCGGTGGTTGCAGCGTGCTCCACATTGGCATGGACTTGCAGGGGCGCCATGGGGACCGGAGGCCCATGGCGACCATTGCCGGGAGCCGCCTGAGAGATGGGCATTGCAGCTGTGAGCACCGGAGGAGGGGCGTCAGCCACCGGCGGCGCTGGAATGGCAGATGGTTGCGGCTGCAGGCCCATCCTCCTCTGATGCTGCTTCAGACTGTTCGGTAGGAAGCTCCCCACAATCACCTGTTCAGACGGTCTGTGTTAGAGAACGAAGAAAAAGATGGTTTCAAAATTCAAAAGGTGTGAGAGCACTTGAAAAGCCGGGGctatacctggataggagtggcagCACGCAGCATACCGGCGACTACTCCGCCGATGACACGACCATCGGGGCCAGCAAGTGACACACTGAGCCCACCGGTCCTCTTCCGGCCACCTTCCTCGGCCATTGTAAAGGAGCCAGTCAGCTGAAGAATCTCAAACAGGCCCTGGAAATCAGATGCACGAAATATTTTCAGTTTGAATCAGCAAGACACAATACACCAGTTAAAATAGGCAAGGAATTCATCCATCCTCATAAGTACATAGCCATTAACCAAGTTGCATTGTGTATAAATAAAGCCAAATTAGCGCAGAGTGCAAACTACTCCGGACAAATGAAACATTCAACAGAGATTCACAATAGCAATTCTTGTAAAATGTTTGATTGCTATCTGTCTCTTTTTGTTAGGGGATTGCTATCTGTCTCTTAATACATAGGCACGCAACCCTCTTGCGCATTCCCGGAAAAAAAAAGCGATAAGAGGCAAACAGCAAATTCTTGGTGCCATTTTTGTTGCATACCTCGTAGGTGAAGGTGCTATCAGATGAGCCAGATGAGCCAGGCTTGTTGAATGCCACATTGGAGATGGTCCCACTGGCAGCGAGGATGCAGACCGAGCGTGGACCCCTCTGGGAGAATGACATTATGCGCGCCGCCACATCCTACAAACCAAATCGGACAAGAACAGCGACGTGTTTCTCAAATTACGACACCCATCCGCCACTAGATCACAATGTAGGGGAATATTAGAGGCTTAAGATGCCAAAGACGCTAATTAATTACCTCTCTAGCAGGGACGATGATGACATGCGGTGTGAAGCTCCCTCCAGCTGAGAGCGCATACCATTCCCCTTCACAAATCACAAGTATTTAAGGATTGCAGGCAGGCAAACAATTACACTAGTTTTCTAGGTCACCGAACTACTGGAGAGCATGAAACAAGGACCTTAATCAAGGTTAGCATATAAGTACGAAATCATCTAGTAACTTTCAAACGGATCAGGTCGATTAGTTCAACCCTGCCAGATAAATCTGACAATAATGCGTACGCAAGCTAGGTTGGTGAGAATAAATGGGAGAAGAGTACAGGTAAAGGTTGGTGAGAATAAGTGGAGATTAAACATAGGAATCACTTTAATAACATCGGAGACGGATGCGACAAGATGAGAGTCAAGAACAGCAGAACTGTCCTAACAGATACCGCCCTAACTGGACCCCATCCTAGCAATGGAATAGAAATGCACAAGGGGGAGCAAACATGGCAAGAACCCGAACAGCAAAAATGGAAGCTTTGGGTCGCTCAAGAAGAAGGTTTGGATTCCAGAGGGAGCATACGGACCTAGGGTGGCTAGGATCTGCCGTCTCCCGGAGCCGCGTGGCCGGCCCCTGCGCCGCCCGGAGCTCAAGCCGGCCGCCTGCTCGCCGTCACCCGCCATCTGCATGCCGTTGCCGTTGCCGTTGCCGTTATCCCCCGCGCTGGCCTCGCTCCGCTTTTCCTGCTCGCCGCCGAAGCTCCACGCGTGCGGCGTCGCGGCCGCGTACCCTCCTCCCTGGCCAGCCGCGGCCTGCGGCGGGGACGGCGTCGGGGAGGTGGACGGCGAGGAGGGAGAGGAGCGGTACTCCACCTTGGCTGCTCCTTGCGGCTCCGCCATGGAAACGTCTGCTCTGAACAGGCCGAGGCCGGCTTCATGGCCACCTGCCACCGCAATGCCCACCCTCCCCTCCATGTAGCATATGGGGGTAGCTTGCTTGGCCGGTCTTTGGTTGGGTTTCTTGGTTTGCTGGCTTGGCCTCGAACCGAGGAAGAAGACAGACCAGAGGAGAGGAGACGCCTACTCTAGTTTAGCAAGTTTGCTTTCTTTCCCCGGTTGCTCTAGCCGAGGCACCAGTAGCACTGTTGTAGTAGGAGTAGTAGCATATGCCAAAGTTCTATGGGGGGAAATATTTTAAAGACGAGCGAGAGAAATGGTGGCAGAGATAAAACAGAGAGAGATATTGGGGCAGAAACTGCACAAGAATGCCGGGTTCCTGCTCgctcccccccccctctctctctctctctctctctctctctctcactctctctctctgcaCAAGAAacacccacacacacactctctctctccaTTCTTTAAAGAACAACCTCTCTCCTTTGACCAACCAGCTGATTGGTTGGACTGCAAAAGTGTACTGGAATATACGACATACTTCCAATATAATGAACAGTGGAATACTGTGTGCAATAAGACAAACTACGGCAAATAATATTATGTATTACTTCCATTATAATGAACGGTTGAAAAATGAATGAGACAAATGATATTATGCACTACTATTTCAAACAGCTTAAACTATGAAACTGGCTTTAATGGTGTGGTGCTTACACTTGACTAAAGTGCAATGTATCTAAGAATATGCAATGATTTACTCAGTGGCAATGCAGATTTACAAAAAAAAAATCACTCCGGGAACAAATTCAAATTTTACAGAGAAGATTGTGGGGCTCTTGGGATGACCCTTTCTTCCCCTCCCACCCCTCATTCCTCTTCGGAGACCCACCACACCCTACCACTTCCATTACAACTGAAACCGCAACTCCACCATCGAAGGCCGCATGCCCGCCGCCTTTCTGCCATGAACATGACTACTTTTGGTCCTCTCAAGTTGCCTTCTAGAACACACTCATCATGGGAAACACCATGGGCATGGACTTCGAAGAAGAGATCCGCTACCACACCATGGTGCCCTCACCCCTACCCTGGATCCAACAACAACACCTGCCTCAACATGGCAATGGATACCCGCGAACCCGACGGGTAAAAACCCTATTAGGGTAAGGGTTTGAAAAAGTTAAATACCCATAAATAGGAAAAAATGTACTCGTTGGGTAGCCGAGTACGGGAATGCAATACCCATACCCGCGTACCCACCTACCCACATATTCGTACATCTTACAGGTAGGTCCCCTATGTCATTCACTAAAAGGGGGAACCGCTAGCCTAACCCAGACGCGACCCGCACACAAAATCCCCTCTCCTCACCCACCCATCACGTCGTCACACAACACAAACCCCATCTCCCTCTCGCCTCGGCTGCAACCCTAGGTGGTAGGCGCCACCGACACTGCCTGGAGTAGTGGAGCGACATGACCAGGCCATCTCTCTCATCTCCTCATCTCCCTCCTCACCACACCATGTGTTGAAATGCTGAAATGTGGTATACATGTGCTAAAATGTTAAATATACATGCTGAAATGTTATGTTTGACATGGTGAAATGATGAAATTATACATGGCAAAATGAACTGAAAGGTGATCGAGATGGATATTTTTACCCATGGGTATTACCCGCATTGGTTGGGTACGGGTATGGGAACCATATGAAACTCGGGGTGCTAATATGGGTATGGGTTTGGGCAAAAAAATATTGGGACGGGTGCGAGTTTGGGTGAGCATTACTCGCACCTGAACCCTGTGGGTGCCATGTTGGGACCTGTCGACTCTACATCTCCTTCTCATTCAGTCACGTGTGGCTGATGAAACCATGGTGGTTGCGCTACTTCAGGCGGTCCTCGGTGGCTCCCAAATCCCGCTAGGGGCTATCTGAAACCGAATATCAATGCAGGTTTTGATGATGAGATGGTCACATGAACAGTCTGTGTTCTTATCTGCGACACCTTAGCTGCAGGAATCAACATGATTGGATGGAGCTCGAATGTGTTAAATTCAAAGGCCAGGGCTCTAAGATATGGACATACTCTAGCATTGTCCATTGCGTGTAACAGACTATTGGTTAACCCCATCAACATGAAGGTGATTACCATGATGAAGGATGGAGAAAACTTTATGGAAGCATTGACAACTCTTTTTTTGGAAcagaggcaaaagatttgcctcatccATTAATTAAGAGAAGGAACATAGTTTGTTACATGTCACCCATTACAATAAGGTTGTTACTCTCCTGGAAAAAATTGCCCCTAATTTTTTGGCACCTACAGCCACCCAAAGCATCACTTCATTCTTGATGTGGGATAGCAAGATCGCCGGAGGGGTGTCCTTGTCGCTGAAGACGCGAGCATTCCTCTAGTTCCATATCATCTAGGAGGTGAGCATGGTGGGGGTACCATGGCTTTTCTATTGGGGTTGTTGGGATCATATATGTTAACCAACCACTCCTTGATGGATGGATTCAAATGCCAAGTGGACTTGTCAATATGCACGAGTTGGATCCACTCCTTGATCATATCCCAAAGCTCGAGCTTGAACCGACACTTGAGAAAAATGTTGACGCTTTCAACCTCGCCCTTGCAAAGCGGACAAAAACCACAAATTGGGCACCCACGCTTGGCCATCTATCTGCAGTTATGATTTTGTATGGACAACCAAGCAAAAAAAAATCGCCTCATGGGGCGCCAAAGCCTTCCATGTAGTGGTGCTCATGACAGATCTAGTGGCACTAAGGAATTGCTCTTTGTACGCGGAGGTTACCGAGTAATGCCCGCTAGTCGTGTGCTTCCAAGTGATGTTGTACTCAAAGTGACCATTTAGATGGACATCGCACAAGATAGCCCAAAGAGAAACGATCTAACAAATGTGGTTGAAGAACCAATGCTTCGGGAGTTTAATTTTGGGTAGCCAAAGCCCCATCCTCCATGAACCCACACACCTTCAACTTCTTCCTAGTGGAGGCCTGATGTCTCACAAATGTAAGAGGTCAATTGTAGATCTTTTCGATAAGTAAAGGTATCGATCCCACGAGGAGCCGAAGGAAATGGTAAGTGCAAAAATAAAAAGGATTTACTATAAGTGCTAAAAAGTGGGATGATGTTTCGATTTATGAGGGTGATGTGACAATAAAACATGAATTACTCCTATAAAGGATGCTGGAGTACTCGCCTCCTAGGGACCTTCGAGGGTGAGCGTTTCCTCTGCACCATCCTTTTAGCGGTGGCGTGTCGCGAGGGCTTCTCGGGAGCTCTCTGCGTCATACGATTGGAACGGATGGTGCGCACCGCGGCAACCAGCCTTGGGGGTCCATGATGGGTGGACCGTGGGCGCGCACAGGGCCACTACATGTGTTGAATTCGGCGCACCCGCGTGCGCCCTC
Protein-coding sequences here:
- the LOC125555887 gene encoding AT-hook motif nuclear-localized protein 7-like, encoding MEGRVGIAVAGGHEAGLGLFRADVSMAEPQGAAKVEYRSSPSSPSTSPTPSPPQAAAGQGGGYAAATPHAWSFGGEQEKRSEASAGDNGNGNGNGMQMAGDGEQAAGLSSGRRRGRPRGSGRRQILATLGEWYALSAGGSFTPHVIIVPAREDVAARIMSFSQRGPRSVCILAASGTISNVAFNKPGSSGSSDSTFTYEGLFEILQLTGSFTMAEEGGRKRTGGLSVSLAGPDGRVIGGVVAGMLRAATPIQVIVGSFLPNSLKQHQRRMGLQPQPSAIPAPPVADAPPPVLTAAMPISQAAPGNGRHGPPVPMAPLQVHANVEHAATTGPMNLNSSSAGFTMVGWPVGAQPMGHRPSPDINLCLTPQE